In Juglans microcarpa x Juglans regia isolate MS1-56 chromosome 4S, Jm3101_v1.0, whole genome shotgun sequence, a single window of DNA contains:
- the LOC121262382 gene encoding E3 ubiquitin-protein ligase ATL31-like yields the protein MSFLTLRSLIPCTGKYGTVTLFLLALISPNIPWAAAQANTDQDTYGRYARFSPSMAIIVVVLVAALFFMGFFSIYIRNCNSGQSGNSIRAGILSRRGATAARGLDAEVIETFPTLVYSVVKGLKIGKGALECAVCLNEFAEDETLRLIPKCDHVFHPECIDAWLASHTTCPVCRANLVPQPGDSVHPFPELDTDSDLEAQNEVAVESSNAETERAQRVPEETVVIDVKQTLNRNRTRGSRSSRWSTRMFPFPRSHSTGHSLIQPGENTERFTLRLPVEVRKQIMNPKLNRATSMVFLPREGSSRRGYRTGGEGSSRGKSHMRRMEKPDQLSKSERWAFFTRALSMKSPKVAANNDGEGTSSQPAGEGSVNDSVRPHV from the coding sequence ATGAGCTTCTTGACGCTACGAAGCTTAATTCCTTGCACCGGTAAGTATGGAACCGTTACTCTCTTTTTGCTCGCTCTCATCTCCCCAAATATTCCTTGGGCGGCGGCCCAGGCCAATACGGACCAGGACACCTACGGCCGGTACGCCAGGTTCAGTCCCTCCATGGCGATAATCGTTGTCGTTCTTGTTGCGGCTTTATTCTTCATGGGATTCTTCTCCATCTACATCCGCAACTGCAACAGCGGCCAGTCCGGCAACAGTATCCGTGCTGGTATTCTCTCGAGGCGGGGCGCCACAGCCGCGCGTGGGCTCGACGCGGAGGTGATCGAGACGTTCCCTACCCTGGTCTATTCCGTCGTCAAGGGGCTCAAGATCGGGAAAGGCGCCCTGGAGTGCGCCGTGTGCTTGAACGAGTTCGCGGAGGACGAGACGCTGCGTCTGATCCCGAAGTGCGACCACGTGTTCCACCCGGAGTGCATCGACGCCTGGTTGGCTTCCCACACAACCTGTCCCGTCTGCCGAGCAAACCTCGTCCCTCAACCTGGAGACTCAGTACACCCCTTCCCCGAGTTGGACACCGACTCAGACCTCGAAGCCCAAAACGAAGTCGCCGTCGAATCATCAAACGCAGAAACAGAACGAGCACAAAGAGTACCCGAAGAAACGGTGGTTATAGACGTAAAGCAAACGCTGAATCGGAATCGGACCCGGGGGTCAAGGTCGAGCCGTTGGTCCACCCGGATGTTCCCGTTTCCACGTTCACACTCGACGGGTCACTCGTTGATCCAACCGGGAGAGAACACGGAACGGTTCACGTTGAGGTTGCCGGTGGAGGTGAGGAAACAGATAATGAACCCGAAACTGAACCGGGCCACGAGTATGGTGTTCTTGCCAAGGGAAGGGAGTTCGAGGCGGGGATACAGAACAGGTGGGGAAGGGAGTAGCAGAGGGAAGAGTCACATGAGGAGGATGGAGAAACCGGACCAGCTGAGTAAATCGGAGCGGTGGGCTTTTTTTACGAGAGCATTGTCGATGAAGTCACCGAAGGTGGCGGCTAATAATGATGGAGAGGGCACCTCATCTCAACCGGCGGGCGAGGGATCAGTGAATGACTCGGTTCGACCCCATGTATAA
- the LOC121262381 gene encoding probable serine/threonine-protein kinase PBL7, with protein sequence MEVNKTTDQAPARPPDHDNTANNGHTQGHHHSQTNSHHGTSPSISVLIIIISITSLAVLFAILLFIIIMLRRLKSAKTKGSCEEHNGINMNTNSRFIAHTTVNFYSSPDVRGGCLYGGHMGRTPPSKFRGVQVYTYKELEVATDRFSEANIIGNGGCGVVYRGVLRDGTVAAIKMLHREGKQGERAFRIEVDLLSHLHCPYLVELLGYCADQHHRLLIFEFMPNGTLQHHLHPSNSQHKQLDWGTRLRIALDCARALEFLHEQSIPTPIIHRDFKCTNVLIDQNFRAKVSDFGLAKMCSDKITGQISTRVLGTTGYLAPEYASTGKLTTKSDVYSYGVVLLELLTGRVPVDTRRPPGEHVLVSWALPRLSNREKVVEMVDPSLQGQYSKKDLIQIAAIAAMCVQPEAEYRPLMTDVVQSLIPLVKNLYSINSSGSSRFINQARSPRC encoded by the exons ATGGAAGTTAACAAGACTACTGATCAGGCACCTGCAAGGCCACCTGATCATGATAATACAGCAAACAACGGCCACACCCAAGGACACCATCATTCCCAAACAAATAGCCACCATGGCACTTCCCCCTCCATTTCTGTTCTTATAATCATCATATCCATCACTTCCCTTGCCGTCCTTTTCGCCATTCTACTTTTTATCATCATAATGCTCCGACGACTCAAATCCGCTAAAACCAAAGGCTCTTGCGAGGAACACAATGGCATCAACATGAACACAAACAGCAGGTTCATTGCTCATACCACTGTCAACTTCTATTCTAGCCCAG ATGTGAGGGGCGGATGTCTTTATGGAGGGCATATGGGAAGGACACCTCCATCTAAATTCAGAGGAGTTCAAGTGTATACATACAAGGAGCTTGAAGTGGCCACGGATAGATTTAGTGAAGCGAATATAATTGGGAATGGAGGGTGTGGAGTGGTGTATAGAGGGGTCCTAAGAGATGGGACCGTGGCTGCAATTAAGATGTTGCATAGGGAAGGAAAGCAAGGGGAGCGTGCTTTCAGGATTGAG GTGGATCTACTAAGCCACTTGCACTGCCCTTATCTGGTGGAGCTACTTGGGTATTGTGCTGACCAACACCATAGGCTTCTAATTTTTGAGTTCATGCCCAATGGCACTCTCCAACACCACCTCCACCCTTCTAACAGCCAACACAAGCAGTTGGACTGGGGGACCCGATTGAGGATAGCTCTAGATTGCGCTAGGGCCCTTGAGTTCCTCCATGAGCAGTCAATCCCAACCCCTATTATCCACCGTGACTTCAAGTGCACCAATGTTCTTATAGACCAAAATTTCCGTGCCAAGGTGTCGGATTTTGGATTGGCCAAGATGTGCTCAGACAAAATCACTGGTCAGATTTCAACACGTGTGCTGGGGACCACTGGATATCTGGCACCAGA GTATGCTTCCACGGGTAAGCTTACTACAAAATCAGATGTATACAGCTATGGTGTGGTACTTCTAGAGCTGCTAACTGGCCGTGTACCTGTTGATACCAGACGGCCACCTGGAGAACATGTTCTTGTTTCATGG GCTCTTCCAAGGTTATCTAACAGAGAAAAAGTTGTGGAAATGGTTGACCCATCTCTACAAGGCCAGTATTCCAAAAAGGATCTAATTCAG ATAGCCGCTATAGCAGCCATGTGTGTGCAACCAGAAGCAGAGTATCGGCCTCTAATGACTGATGTTGTACAGTCACTGATCCCTCTGGTCAAAAACCTTTATTCAATCAATTCTTCTGGTTCCTCCAGATTTATAAATCAAGCAAGAAGTCCCAGGTGTTAG
- the LOC121262217 gene encoding E3 ubiquitin-protein ligase ATL31-like: MSFLTLRSLIPCTGKYGTVTLFLLALLSPNIPWAAAQTNTDQNTYGRYAKISPSMAIIVVVVVAALFFMGFFSIYIRNCNSGQSGNSIRAGILSRRGATAARGLDPEVIETFPTLVYSVVKGLKIGKGALECAVCLNEFAEDETLRLIPKCDHVFHPECIDVWLASHTTCPVCRANLVPQPGDSVHPFPELDTDSDLEAQNEVAVESSNAETERAQRVPEETVVIDVKQTLNRNRTRGSRSSRWSTRMFPFPRSHSTGHSLIQPGENTERFTLRLPVEVRKQIMNPKLNRATSMVFLPREGSSRRGYRTGGEGSSRGKSHMRRMEKPDQLSKSERWAFFTRAWSMKSPKVAANNDGEGTSSQPAPAGEGSVNDSVRPHV; encoded by the coding sequence ATGAGCTTCTTGACGCTACGAAGCTTAATTCCTTGCACCGGTAAGTATGGAACCGTTACTCTCTTTTTGCTCGCTCTCCTCTCCCCAAATATTCCTTGGGCGGCGGCCCAGACCAATACGGACCAGAACACCTACGGCCGGTACGCCAAGATCAGTCCCTCCATGGCGATAATCGTTGTCGTTGTTGTTGCGGCTCTATTCTTTATGGGATTCTTCTCCATCTACATCCGCAACTGCAACAGCGGCCAGTCCGGCAACAGTATCCGTGCTGGTATTCTCTCGAGGCGGGGCGCCACAGCCGCTCGTGGGCTCGACCCGGAGGTGATCGAGACGTTCCCTACCCTGGTCTATTCCGTCGTCAAGGGGCTCAAGATCGGGAAAGGCGCCCTGGAGTGCGCCGTGTGCTTGAACGAGTTCGCGGAGGACGAGACGCTGCGTCTGATCCCGAAGTGCGACCACGTGTTCCACCCGGAGTGCATCGACGTCTGGTTGGCTTCCCACACAACCTGTCCCGTCTGCCGAGCAAACCTCGTCCCTCAACCTGGAGACTCAGTACACCCTTTCCCCGAGTTGGACACCGACTCAGACCTCGAAGCCCAAAATGAAGTCGCCGTCGAATCATCAAACGCAGAAACAGAACGAGCACAAAGAGTACCCGAAGAAACGGTGGTTATAGACGTAAAGCAAACGCTGAATCGGAATCGGACCCGGGGGTCAAGGTCGAGCCGTTGGTCCACCCGGATGTTCCCGTTTCCACGTTCACACTCGACGGGTCACTCGTTGATCCAGCCGGGAGAGAACACGGAACGGTTCACGTTGAGGTTGCCGGTGGAGGTGAGGAAACAGATAATGAACCCGAAACTGAACCGGGCCACGAGTATGGTGTTCTTGCCAAGGGAAGGGAGTTCGAGGCGGGGATACAGAACAGGTGGGGAAGGGAGTAGCAGAGGGAAGAGTCACATGAGGAGGATGGAGAAACCGGACCAACTGAGTAAATCGGAGCGGTGGGCGTTTTTTACGAGAGCATGGTCGATGAAGTCACCGAAGGTGGCGGCTAATAATGATGGAGAGGGCACCTCATCTCAACCGGCGCCGGCGGGCGAGGGATCAGTGAATGACTCGGTTCGACCCcatgtataa